A window from Theropithecus gelada isolate Dixy chromosome 1, Tgel_1.0, whole genome shotgun sequence encodes these proteins:
- the LCK gene encoding tyrosine-protein kinase Lck isoform X2, producing the protein MLGSRSWGSPFSPLSIPSGTMGCGCSSHPEDDWMENIDVCENCHYPIVPLDGKGTLLIRNGSEVRDPLVTYEGSNPPASPLQGDPRQQGLKDKACRSLAVGFHLTPTYSLPGPAFLVPRPVTPGFLPIPARFSLMPLVFTDNLVIALHSYEPSHDGDLGFEKGEQLRILEQSGEWWKAQSLTTGQEGFIPFNFVAKANSLEPEPWFFKNLSRKDAERQLLAPGNTHGSFLIRESESTAGSFSLSVRDFDQNQGEVVKHYKIRNLDNGGFYISPRITFPGLHELVRHYTRYYNGHTKVAVKSLKQGSMSPDAFLAEANLMKQLQHQRLVRLYAVVTQEPIYIITEYMENGSLVDFLKTSSGIKLTINKLLDMAAQIAEGMAFIEERNYIHRDLRAANILVSDTLSCKIADFGLARLIEDNEYTAREGAKFPIKWTAPEAINYGTFTIKSDVWSFGILLTEIVTHGRIPYPGMTNPEVIQNLERGYRMPCPENCPEELYQLMRLCWKERPEDRPTFDYLRSVLEDFFTATEGQYQPQP; encoded by the exons ATGTTGGGGAGCAGATCTTGGGGGAGCCCCTTCAGCCCCCTCTCCATTCCCTCAGGGACCATGGGCTGTGGCTGCAGCTCACACCCGGAAGATGACTGGATGGAAAACATCGATGTGTGTGAGAACTGCCATTATCCCATAGTCCCACTGGATGGCAAGGGCACG CTGCTCATCAGAAATGGCTCTGAGGTGCGGGACCCACTGGTCACCTACGAAGGCTCCAATCCGCCGGCCTCCCCACTGCAAGGTGACCCCAGGCAGCAGGGCCTGAAAGACAAGGCCTGCCGATCCCTGGCTGTTGGCTTCCACCTCACCCCCACCTACTCTCTCCCCGGTCCTGCCTTCCTTGTCCCCCGCCCTGTAACTCCAGGCTTTCTGCCCATCCCAGCCCGGTTCTCCCTGATGCCCCTTGTTTTTACAGACAACCTGGTTATCGCCCTGCACAGCTATGAGCCCTCTCACGACGGAGACCTGGGCTTTGAGAAGGGGGAGCAGCTCCGCATCCTGGAGCA GAGCGGCGAGTGGTGGAAGGCGCAGTCCCTGACCACAGGCCAGGAAGGCTTCATCCCCTTCAATTTTGTGGCCAAGGCGAACAGCCTGGAGCCCGAACC CTGGTTCTTCAAGAACCTGAGCCGCAAGGACGCGGAGCGGCAGCTCCTGGCGCCCGGGAACACTCACGGCTCCTTCCTCATCCGGGAGAGCGAGAGCACCGCGG gatCGTTTTCACTGTCGGTCCGGGACTTCGACCAGAACCAGGGAGAGGTGGTGAAACATTACAAAATCCGTAATCTGGACAACGGTGGCTTCTACATCTCCCCCCGAATCACTTTTCCCGGCCTGCATGAACTGGTCCGCCATTACACCA GGTACTACAACGGGCACACAAAGGTGGCAGTGAAGAGCTTGAAGCAGGGTAGCATGTCCCCGGACGCCTTCCTGGCCGAGGCCAACCTCATGAAGCAGCTGCAACACCAGCGGCTGGTTCGGCTCTACGCTGTGGTCACCCAGGAGCCCATCTACATCATCACTGAATACATGGAGAATG GGAGTCTAGTGGATTTTCTCAAGACCTCTTCAGGCATCAAGTTGACCATCAACAAACTCCTGGACATGGCAGCCCAA ATTGCAGAAGGCATGGCATTCATTGAAGAGCGGAATTATATTCATCGTGACCTTCGGGCTGCCAACATTCTGGTGTCTGACACCCTGAGCTGCAAGATTGCAGACTTTGGCCTAGCACGCCTCATTGAAGACAACGAGTACACAGCCAGGGAGG GAGCCAAGTTTCCCATTAAGTGGACAGCGCCAGAAGCCATTAACTATGGGACATTCACCATCAAGTCGGATGTGTGGTCTTTTGGGATCCTGCTGACGGAAATTGTCACCCATGGCCGCATCCCTTACCCAG GGATGACCAACCCGGAGGTGATTCAGAACCTGGAGCGAGGCTACCGCATGCCGTGCCCCGAAAACTGTCCAGAGGAGCTGTACCAACTTATGAGGCTGTGCTGGAAGGAGCGCCCGGAGGACCGGCCCACCTTCGACTACCTGCGCAGTGTGCTGGAGGACTTCTTCACGGCCACGGAGGGCCAGTACCAGCCTCAGCCTTGA
- the LCK gene encoding tyrosine-protein kinase Lck isoform X1 encodes MLGSRSWGSPFSPLSIPSGTMGCGCSSHPEDDWMENIDVCENCHYPIVPLDGKGTLLIRNGSEVRDPLVTYEGSNPPASPLQDNLVIALHSYEPSHDGDLGFEKGEQLRILEQSGEWWKAQSLTTGQEGFIPFNFVAKANSLEPEPWFFKNLSRKDAERQLLAPGNTHGSFLIRESESTAGSFSLSVRDFDQNQGEVVKHYKIRNLDNGGFYISPRITFPGLHELVRHYTNASDGLCTRLSRPCQTQKPQKPWWEDEWEVPRETLKLVERLGAGQFGEVWMGYYNGHTKVAVKSLKQGSMSPDAFLAEANLMKQLQHQRLVRLYAVVTQEPIYIITEYMENGSLVDFLKTSSGIKLTINKLLDMAAQIAEGMAFIEERNYIHRDLRAANILVSDTLSCKIADFGLARLIEDNEYTAREGAKFPIKWTAPEAINYGTFTIKSDVWSFGILLTEIVTHGRIPYPGMTNPEVIQNLERGYRMPCPENCPEELYQLMRLCWKERPEDRPTFDYLRSVLEDFFTATEGQYQPQP; translated from the exons ATGTTGGGGAGCAGATCTTGGGGGAGCCCCTTCAGCCCCCTCTCCATTCCCTCAGGGACCATGGGCTGTGGCTGCAGCTCACACCCGGAAGATGACTGGATGGAAAACATCGATGTGTGTGAGAACTGCCATTATCCCATAGTCCCACTGGATGGCAAGGGCACG CTGCTCATCAGAAATGGCTCTGAGGTGCGGGACCCACTGGTCACCTACGAAGGCTCCAATCCGCCGGCCTCCCCACTGCAAG ACAACCTGGTTATCGCCCTGCACAGCTATGAGCCCTCTCACGACGGAGACCTGGGCTTTGAGAAGGGGGAGCAGCTCCGCATCCTGGAGCA GAGCGGCGAGTGGTGGAAGGCGCAGTCCCTGACCACAGGCCAGGAAGGCTTCATCCCCTTCAATTTTGTGGCCAAGGCGAACAGCCTGGAGCCCGAACC CTGGTTCTTCAAGAACCTGAGCCGCAAGGACGCGGAGCGGCAGCTCCTGGCGCCCGGGAACACTCACGGCTCCTTCCTCATCCGGGAGAGCGAGAGCACCGCGG gatCGTTTTCACTGTCGGTCCGGGACTTCGACCAGAACCAGGGAGAGGTGGTGAAACATTACAAAATCCGTAATCTGGACAACGGTGGCTTCTACATCTCCCCCCGAATCACTTTTCCCGGCCTGCATGAACTGGTCCGCCATTACACCA ATGCTTCAGATGGGCTGTGCACACGGCTGAGCCGCCCCTGCCAGACCCAGAAGCCCCAGAAGCCGTGGTGGGAGGACGAGTGGGAGGTTCCCAGGGAGACGCTGAAGCTGGTGGAGCGGCTGGGGGCTGGACAGTTCGGGGAGGTGTGGATGG GGTACTACAACGGGCACACAAAGGTGGCAGTGAAGAGCTTGAAGCAGGGTAGCATGTCCCCGGACGCCTTCCTGGCCGAGGCCAACCTCATGAAGCAGCTGCAACACCAGCGGCTGGTTCGGCTCTACGCTGTGGTCACCCAGGAGCCCATCTACATCATCACTGAATACATGGAGAATG GGAGTCTAGTGGATTTTCTCAAGACCTCTTCAGGCATCAAGTTGACCATCAACAAACTCCTGGACATGGCAGCCCAA ATTGCAGAAGGCATGGCATTCATTGAAGAGCGGAATTATATTCATCGTGACCTTCGGGCTGCCAACATTCTGGTGTCTGACACCCTGAGCTGCAAGATTGCAGACTTTGGCCTAGCACGCCTCATTGAAGACAACGAGTACACAGCCAGGGAGG GAGCCAAGTTTCCCATTAAGTGGACAGCGCCAGAAGCCATTAACTATGGGACATTCACCATCAAGTCGGATGTGTGGTCTTTTGGGATCCTGCTGACGGAAATTGTCACCCATGGCCGCATCCCTTACCCAG GGATGACCAACCCGGAGGTGATTCAGAACCTGGAGCGAGGCTACCGCATGCCGTGCCCCGAAAACTGTCCAGAGGAGCTGTACCAACTTATGAGGCTGTGCTGGAAGGAGCGCCCGGAGGACCGGCCCACCTTCGACTACCTGCGCAGTGTGCTGGAGGACTTCTTCACGGCCACGGAGGGCCAGTACCAGCCTCAGCCTTGA
- the LCK gene encoding tyrosine-protein kinase Lck isoform X4, which translates to MLGSRSWGSPFSPLSIPSGTMGCGCSSHPEDDWMENIDVCENCHYPIVPLDGKGTLLIRNGSEVRDPLVTYEGSNPPASPLQDNLVIALHSYEPSHDGDLGFEKGEQLRILEQSGEWWKAQSLTTGQEGFIPFNFVAKANSLEPEPWFFKNLSRKDAERQLLAPGNTHGSFLIRESESTAGSFSLSVRDFDQNQGEVVKHYKIRNLDNGGFYISPRITFPGLHELVRHYTRYYNGHTKVAVKSLKQGSMSPDAFLAEANLMKQLQHQRLVRLYAVVTQEPIYIITEYMENGSLVDFLKTSSGIKLTINKLLDMAAQIAEGMAFIEERNYIHRDLRAANILVSDTLSCKIADFGLARLIEDNEYTAREGAKFPIKWTAPEAINYGTFTIKSDVWSFGILLTEIVTHGRIPYPGMTNPEVIQNLERGYRMPCPENCPEELYQLMRLCWKERPEDRPTFDYLRSVLEDFFTATEGQYQPQP; encoded by the exons ATGTTGGGGAGCAGATCTTGGGGGAGCCCCTTCAGCCCCCTCTCCATTCCCTCAGGGACCATGGGCTGTGGCTGCAGCTCACACCCGGAAGATGACTGGATGGAAAACATCGATGTGTGTGAGAACTGCCATTATCCCATAGTCCCACTGGATGGCAAGGGCACG CTGCTCATCAGAAATGGCTCTGAGGTGCGGGACCCACTGGTCACCTACGAAGGCTCCAATCCGCCGGCCTCCCCACTGCAAG ACAACCTGGTTATCGCCCTGCACAGCTATGAGCCCTCTCACGACGGAGACCTGGGCTTTGAGAAGGGGGAGCAGCTCCGCATCCTGGAGCA GAGCGGCGAGTGGTGGAAGGCGCAGTCCCTGACCACAGGCCAGGAAGGCTTCATCCCCTTCAATTTTGTGGCCAAGGCGAACAGCCTGGAGCCCGAACC CTGGTTCTTCAAGAACCTGAGCCGCAAGGACGCGGAGCGGCAGCTCCTGGCGCCCGGGAACACTCACGGCTCCTTCCTCATCCGGGAGAGCGAGAGCACCGCGG gatCGTTTTCACTGTCGGTCCGGGACTTCGACCAGAACCAGGGAGAGGTGGTGAAACATTACAAAATCCGTAATCTGGACAACGGTGGCTTCTACATCTCCCCCCGAATCACTTTTCCCGGCCTGCATGAACTGGTCCGCCATTACACCA GGTACTACAACGGGCACACAAAGGTGGCAGTGAAGAGCTTGAAGCAGGGTAGCATGTCCCCGGACGCCTTCCTGGCCGAGGCCAACCTCATGAAGCAGCTGCAACACCAGCGGCTGGTTCGGCTCTACGCTGTGGTCACCCAGGAGCCCATCTACATCATCACTGAATACATGGAGAATG GGAGTCTAGTGGATTTTCTCAAGACCTCTTCAGGCATCAAGTTGACCATCAACAAACTCCTGGACATGGCAGCCCAA ATTGCAGAAGGCATGGCATTCATTGAAGAGCGGAATTATATTCATCGTGACCTTCGGGCTGCCAACATTCTGGTGTCTGACACCCTGAGCTGCAAGATTGCAGACTTTGGCCTAGCACGCCTCATTGAAGACAACGAGTACACAGCCAGGGAGG GAGCCAAGTTTCCCATTAAGTGGACAGCGCCAGAAGCCATTAACTATGGGACATTCACCATCAAGTCGGATGTGTGGTCTTTTGGGATCCTGCTGACGGAAATTGTCACCCATGGCCGCATCCCTTACCCAG GGATGACCAACCCGGAGGTGATTCAGAACCTGGAGCGAGGCTACCGCATGCCGTGCCCCGAAAACTGTCCAGAGGAGCTGTACCAACTTATGAGGCTGTGCTGGAAGGAGCGCCCGGAGGACCGGCCCACCTTCGACTACCTGCGCAGTGTGCTGGAGGACTTCTTCACGGCCACGGAGGGCCAGTACCAGCCTCAGCCTTGA
- the LCK gene encoding tyrosine-protein kinase Lck isoform X5, whose product MGCGCSSHPEDDWMENIDVCENCHYPIVPLDGKGTLLIRNGSEVRDPLVTYEGSNPPASPLQDNLVIALHSYEPSHDGDLGFEKGEQLRILEQSGEWWKAQSLTTGQEGFIPFNFVAKANSLEPEPWFFKNLSRKDAERQLLAPGNTHGSFLIRESESTAGSFSLSVRDFDQNQGEVVKHYKIRNLDNGGFYISPRITFPGLHELVRHYTRYYNGHTKVAVKSLKQGSMSPDAFLAEANLMKQLQHQRLVRLYAVVTQEPIYIITEYMENGSLVDFLKTSSGIKLTINKLLDMAAQIAEGMAFIEERNYIHRDLRAANILVSDTLSCKIADFGLARLIEDNEYTAREGAKFPIKWTAPEAINYGTFTIKSDVWSFGILLTEIVTHGRIPYPGMTNPEVIQNLERGYRMPCPENCPEELYQLMRLCWKERPEDRPTFDYLRSVLEDFFTATEGQYQPQP is encoded by the exons ATGGGCTGTGGCTGCAGCTCACACCCGGAAGATGACTGGATGGAAAACATCGATGTGTGTGAGAACTGCCATTATCCCATAGTCCCACTGGATGGCAAGGGCACG CTGCTCATCAGAAATGGCTCTGAGGTGCGGGACCCACTGGTCACCTACGAAGGCTCCAATCCGCCGGCCTCCCCACTGCAAG ACAACCTGGTTATCGCCCTGCACAGCTATGAGCCCTCTCACGACGGAGACCTGGGCTTTGAGAAGGGGGAGCAGCTCCGCATCCTGGAGCA GAGCGGCGAGTGGTGGAAGGCGCAGTCCCTGACCACAGGCCAGGAAGGCTTCATCCCCTTCAATTTTGTGGCCAAGGCGAACAGCCTGGAGCCCGAACC CTGGTTCTTCAAGAACCTGAGCCGCAAGGACGCGGAGCGGCAGCTCCTGGCGCCCGGGAACACTCACGGCTCCTTCCTCATCCGGGAGAGCGAGAGCACCGCGG gatCGTTTTCACTGTCGGTCCGGGACTTCGACCAGAACCAGGGAGAGGTGGTGAAACATTACAAAATCCGTAATCTGGACAACGGTGGCTTCTACATCTCCCCCCGAATCACTTTTCCCGGCCTGCATGAACTGGTCCGCCATTACACCA GGTACTACAACGGGCACACAAAGGTGGCAGTGAAGAGCTTGAAGCAGGGTAGCATGTCCCCGGACGCCTTCCTGGCCGAGGCCAACCTCATGAAGCAGCTGCAACACCAGCGGCTGGTTCGGCTCTACGCTGTGGTCACCCAGGAGCCCATCTACATCATCACTGAATACATGGAGAATG GGAGTCTAGTGGATTTTCTCAAGACCTCTTCAGGCATCAAGTTGACCATCAACAAACTCCTGGACATGGCAGCCCAA ATTGCAGAAGGCATGGCATTCATTGAAGAGCGGAATTATATTCATCGTGACCTTCGGGCTGCCAACATTCTGGTGTCTGACACCCTGAGCTGCAAGATTGCAGACTTTGGCCTAGCACGCCTCATTGAAGACAACGAGTACACAGCCAGGGAGG GAGCCAAGTTTCCCATTAAGTGGACAGCGCCAGAAGCCATTAACTATGGGACATTCACCATCAAGTCGGATGTGTGGTCTTTTGGGATCCTGCTGACGGAAATTGTCACCCATGGCCGCATCCCTTACCCAG GGATGACCAACCCGGAGGTGATTCAGAACCTGGAGCGAGGCTACCGCATGCCGTGCCCCGAAAACTGTCCAGAGGAGCTGTACCAACTTATGAGGCTGTGCTGGAAGGAGCGCCCGGAGGACCGGCCCACCTTCGACTACCTGCGCAGTGTGCTGGAGGACTTCTTCACGGCCACGGAGGGCCAGTACCAGCCTCAGCCTTGA
- the LCK gene encoding tyrosine-protein kinase Lck isoform X3 produces the protein MGCGCSSHPEDDWMENIDVCENCHYPIVPLDGKGTLLIRNGSEVRDPLVTYEGSNPPASPLQDNLVIALHSYEPSHDGDLGFEKGEQLRILEQSGEWWKAQSLTTGQEGFIPFNFVAKANSLEPEPWFFKNLSRKDAERQLLAPGNTHGSFLIRESESTAGSFSLSVRDFDQNQGEVVKHYKIRNLDNGGFYISPRITFPGLHELVRHYTNASDGLCTRLSRPCQTQKPQKPWWEDEWEVPRETLKLVERLGAGQFGEVWMGYYNGHTKVAVKSLKQGSMSPDAFLAEANLMKQLQHQRLVRLYAVVTQEPIYIITEYMENGSLVDFLKTSSGIKLTINKLLDMAAQIAEGMAFIEERNYIHRDLRAANILVSDTLSCKIADFGLARLIEDNEYTAREGAKFPIKWTAPEAINYGTFTIKSDVWSFGILLTEIVTHGRIPYPGMTNPEVIQNLERGYRMPCPENCPEELYQLMRLCWKERPEDRPTFDYLRSVLEDFFTATEGQYQPQP, from the exons ATGGGCTGTGGCTGCAGCTCACACCCGGAAGATGACTGGATGGAAAACATCGATGTGTGTGAGAACTGCCATTATCCCATAGTCCCACTGGATGGCAAGGGCACG CTGCTCATCAGAAATGGCTCTGAGGTGCGGGACCCACTGGTCACCTACGAAGGCTCCAATCCGCCGGCCTCCCCACTGCAAG ACAACCTGGTTATCGCCCTGCACAGCTATGAGCCCTCTCACGACGGAGACCTGGGCTTTGAGAAGGGGGAGCAGCTCCGCATCCTGGAGCA GAGCGGCGAGTGGTGGAAGGCGCAGTCCCTGACCACAGGCCAGGAAGGCTTCATCCCCTTCAATTTTGTGGCCAAGGCGAACAGCCTGGAGCCCGAACC CTGGTTCTTCAAGAACCTGAGCCGCAAGGACGCGGAGCGGCAGCTCCTGGCGCCCGGGAACACTCACGGCTCCTTCCTCATCCGGGAGAGCGAGAGCACCGCGG gatCGTTTTCACTGTCGGTCCGGGACTTCGACCAGAACCAGGGAGAGGTGGTGAAACATTACAAAATCCGTAATCTGGACAACGGTGGCTTCTACATCTCCCCCCGAATCACTTTTCCCGGCCTGCATGAACTGGTCCGCCATTACACCA ATGCTTCAGATGGGCTGTGCACACGGCTGAGCCGCCCCTGCCAGACCCAGAAGCCCCAGAAGCCGTGGTGGGAGGACGAGTGGGAGGTTCCCAGGGAGACGCTGAAGCTGGTGGAGCGGCTGGGGGCTGGACAGTTCGGGGAGGTGTGGATGG GGTACTACAACGGGCACACAAAGGTGGCAGTGAAGAGCTTGAAGCAGGGTAGCATGTCCCCGGACGCCTTCCTGGCCGAGGCCAACCTCATGAAGCAGCTGCAACACCAGCGGCTGGTTCGGCTCTACGCTGTGGTCACCCAGGAGCCCATCTACATCATCACTGAATACATGGAGAATG GGAGTCTAGTGGATTTTCTCAAGACCTCTTCAGGCATCAAGTTGACCATCAACAAACTCCTGGACATGGCAGCCCAA ATTGCAGAAGGCATGGCATTCATTGAAGAGCGGAATTATATTCATCGTGACCTTCGGGCTGCCAACATTCTGGTGTCTGACACCCTGAGCTGCAAGATTGCAGACTTTGGCCTAGCACGCCTCATTGAAGACAACGAGTACACAGCCAGGGAGG GAGCCAAGTTTCCCATTAAGTGGACAGCGCCAGAAGCCATTAACTATGGGACATTCACCATCAAGTCGGATGTGTGGTCTTTTGGGATCCTGCTGACGGAAATTGTCACCCATGGCCGCATCCCTTACCCAG GGATGACCAACCCGGAGGTGATTCAGAACCTGGAGCGAGGCTACCGCATGCCGTGCCCCGAAAACTGTCCAGAGGAGCTGTACCAACTTATGAGGCTGTGCTGGAAGGAGCGCCCGGAGGACCGGCCCACCTTCGACTACCTGCGCAGTGTGCTGGAGGACTTCTTCACGGCCACGGAGGGCCAGTACCAGCCTCAGCCTTGA